A stretch of the Streptosporangium sp. NBC_01755 genome encodes the following:
- a CDS encoding AAA family ATPase, with protein sequence MIRFPADGTFRRPGAYGRQATAERRLVVLDGQTKLVVIEEPETALHPAAAGALFDALTEASERAQVVITTQTGRRAPPP encoded by the coding sequence ATGATCCGCTTCCCGGCTGACGGGACCTTCCGGCGGCCTGGGGCGTACGGGAGGCAGGCGACCGCCGAACGCCGACTGGTTGTACTGGATGGGCAGACAAAACTGGTAGTGATCGAGGAACCGGAGACCGCGCTCCACCCTGCCGCCGCCGGGGCGTTGTTCGACGCGCTGACCGAGGCGAGCGAGCGTGCCCAGGTCGTGATCACCACGCAGACCGGAAGACGTGCCCCTCCGCCGTGA
- a CDS encoding MmcQ/YjbR family DNA-binding protein yields MKYRLVVADDLLESLRRLCLALPESTERLSHGEPAWFVRGKKMFVMYADHHHDDRLAFWCAAPPGVQEALQAEAPQRFFRPPYVGHRGWLGVYLDVPQDWAELAEIVADAYRAVAPRHLVARLE; encoded by the coding sequence GTGAAGTACCGTCTGGTTGTGGCCGATGATCTGCTGGAGTCGCTGCGCCGGCTCTGTCTCGCGCTCCCCGAGAGCACCGAACGGCTCAGCCACGGCGAGCCGGCCTGGTTCGTCCGAGGCAAGAAGATGTTCGTGATGTACGCCGATCATCACCACGACGACCGGCTCGCCTTCTGGTGCGCAGCCCCGCCCGGCGTTCAGGAGGCCCTGCAGGCCGAAGCCCCGCAGCGCTTCTTCCGGCCGCCGTACGTTGGACACCGCGGCTGGCTGGGCGTCTACCTCGACGTTCCCCAGGACTGGGCCGAGCTCGCCGAGATCGTCGCCGACGCCTACCGGGCCGTCGCGCCCAGGCATCTGGTCGCCCGTCTGGAGTGA
- a CDS encoding TIGR03620 family F420-dependent LLM class oxidoreductase, which yields MAEHTVPPPVDLPALKRRLGSIGVWLGSISAVPAAEARRAATTIERLGYSTLWFGETPTSKEALANAAVLLCATERLILATGIANIYGRDATAAANGARTLVDAWPERFVLGLGVSHAPLVTSRGHDYSRPVSTMRAYLDTMDATAFSAPLVEEAPRLLAALRPKMLELAATRAQGAHPYFVTPEHTAQARRILGSAPVLAPEQAVVVDTDSERARATARRYMALYLALPNYLNNLRDLGFSDADFQEGGSDALVDAIVPTGDADTVAERVRAHHTAGADHVAVQPLAQTLDRQLDQLRLLAPLLTG from the coding sequence ATGGCCGAACATACGGTGCCGCCCCCGGTGGATCTGCCCGCGCTCAAGCGGCGCCTTGGCAGCATCGGTGTGTGGCTGGGGTCGATCTCAGCGGTGCCCGCGGCCGAGGCGCGGCGCGCGGCCACGACGATCGAGCGACTCGGCTACTCCACGCTGTGGTTCGGTGAGACCCCGACCAGCAAGGAAGCCCTGGCCAACGCCGCGGTTCTGCTGTGCGCCACCGAGCGGCTGATCCTGGCCACCGGCATCGCCAACATCTACGGACGAGACGCGACCGCCGCCGCCAACGGAGCCAGAACCCTGGTCGACGCGTGGCCGGAGCGCTTCGTCCTGGGCCTGGGTGTGAGCCATGCTCCGCTGGTCACGAGTCGCGGGCACGACTACAGCAGGCCGGTGTCCACCATGCGCGCCTACCTGGACACCATGGACGCCACCGCCTTCAGTGCGCCTCTGGTGGAGGAGGCACCGAGGTTGCTGGCCGCGCTGCGCCCGAAGATGCTGGAGTTGGCCGCGACCCGCGCCCAGGGAGCGCACCCCTACTTCGTCACGCCCGAACACACCGCCCAGGCCAGAAGGATCCTCGGATCCGCCCCCGTCCTCGCTCCCGAGCAGGCCGTGGTGGTCGACACCGACTCCGAACGGGCCCGTGCCACCGCGCGCCGCTACATGGCCCTGTACCTGGCCCTGCCCAACTATCTGAACAACCTACGTGACCTGGGCTTCTCCGACGCGGACTTCCAGGAAGGCGGCAGTGACGCGCTCGTCGACGCGATCGTGCCCACGGGTGACGCGGACACCGTCGCCGAACGTGTCCGCGCTCATCACACGGCCGGCGCCGACCACGTCGCCGTGCAACCCCTTGCCCAGACACTCGATCGGCAACTGGACCAGTTGCGGTTGCTGGCTCCCCTCCTCACCGGCTGA
- a CDS encoding TIGR02679 family protein — protein sequence MSDRLERLLGTRETVWLVERVRRRLEQGRPPTGTVTLGAASPEQRRAIELLLGRRAGTGTSLSVSLDEVDRVLRSSGACPDGLAAAVVLLRGPVRDLPRENTERETAWRGALSELDAVVADRPELHGWRSWLDATGQVRRSAPGPDEARVLLDRLAEVLRRLPHPGIPIGRLAAESCGDAHALDEGRPLATLAMSAARSLAGLPYAGEGTADARRRAWAGVGVHLDDLSSTVVCLGLPGDDRTPTGRMLAAAREAGEPCVLTLRQLRRHETPIAAGLVRICENPVVVAAAADELGPLCPGLVCVSGRPSAAVWRLLDLLAAGETAFAYHGDFDWGGVGIAAAVHERVGWRPWRYDTASYQAVSSRNPLTGSPRPTPWDPGLSAAMTRRAVRVEEELVLSDLLADLAAAASSSSATLRRGR from the coding sequence TTGAGCGACCGGCTGGAACGACTGCTCGGCACCCGGGAGACCGTGTGGCTCGTCGAACGGGTCCGCCGCCGCCTCGAACAGGGCAGGCCGCCGACCGGGACGGTCACCCTCGGTGCGGCCTCGCCGGAGCAGCGCCGCGCGATCGAGCTGCTTCTCGGCCGTCGCGCGGGCACCGGGACCTCACTGTCGGTCTCCCTCGACGAGGTCGACCGCGTCCTGCGCTCCAGCGGTGCCTGCCCCGACGGCTTGGCCGCCGCCGTCGTCCTGCTCCGCGGCCCCGTCCGCGACCTCCCGCGCGAGAACACCGAACGGGAGACGGCCTGGCGCGGGGCCCTCTCGGAGCTCGACGCGGTCGTGGCCGACCGCCCGGAGCTGCACGGCTGGCGTTCGTGGCTGGACGCCACCGGCCAGGTGCGGCGGAGCGCCCCCGGCCCGGACGAGGCCCGCGTCCTGCTGGACAGGCTGGCCGAGGTGCTGCGCCGCCTGCCGCATCCGGGCATCCCGATCGGCCGCCTGGCGGCGGAGAGCTGCGGCGACGCGCATGCCCTCGACGAGGGCCGGCCACTGGCCACGCTGGCGATGTCGGCCGCCCGCTCCCTGGCCGGCCTGCCCTATGCCGGTGAAGGCACGGCCGACGCCCGCAGGAGGGCATGGGCCGGCGTCGGAGTTCACCTCGACGACCTCTCCTCGACCGTCGTCTGCCTGGGGCTGCCCGGAGACGACCGCACCCCCACCGGGCGCATGCTGGCAGCCGCCCGCGAGGCGGGCGAGCCGTGCGTGCTCACCCTGCGCCAGCTACGTCGCCACGAGACACCCATCGCCGCGGGGCTGGTACGGATCTGTGAGAATCCGGTCGTGGTCGCCGCGGCCGCGGACGAGCTCGGACCGCTCTGCCCTGGCCTGGTCTGCGTCAGCGGCAGGCCGTCGGCGGCCGTCTGGCGCCTGCTCGACCTGCTCGCCGCCGGAGAGACCGCCTTCGCCTACCACGGCGACTTCGACTGGGGCGGCGTCGGCATCGCCGCGGCCGTCCACGAACGGGTCGGCTGGCGGCCGTGGCGCTACGACACCGCCTCCTACCAGGCGGTGTCCTCCCGAAACCCCCTCACCGGCAGCCCCCGGCCGACCCCCTGGGATCCGGGACTCTCCGCGGCGATGACGCGGCGGGCCGTGCGGGTGGAGGAGGAACTGGTGCTGAGCGACCTACTCGCCGACCTGGCCGCCGCCGCGTCCAGCAGCTCGGCCACACTACGCCGGGGAAGATGA
- a CDS encoding TIGR02680 family protein: protein MTHPIPTSERWKPLRAGLVDMFHYDVEEFRFHDGRLLLRGNNGTGKSKVLALTLPFLLDGELAPHRVEPDGDRQKRMEWNLLLGGRHPHPERLGYTWMEFGRRAADGTVEFRTIGCGMKAVKDRGIVRHWFFVTPQRVGAGLDLLSPTGVSLTREKLRDAVDGHGMVYDRAFDYRRAVDEALFGLGEHRYEALVNLLIQLRQPQLSKKPDERLLSRALTEALPPLSPSLISTVAEAFRGLDEEHDALRALEEARGAATDFLSHYRRYARIAAKRKAAVPRTAQSRYEHLSRDLNEAEGRRASAQGALEAARESLTGLAATRTRLEARKETLEKSPRMRDAERLTQVSEEAERQAGHSRVQENAREDLATEMRRRQARAEAAEARAAQAARELSAARESSASAARQALCERDHLDIVARWEEDPAGARRAAETLADRRSQAVAELDRLFEAVTRAGARLDAARAETDRLTHELQAAAERIFTAERITEEQTAELAGSYLGYLAGVVELRIDDPDAVLATLESWAVTAEGPNPAATAVDDAVRTATAELGRGQAELDTESRARRQAAADLAEEITRLEAGGHDAPPVPYTRAPGARADRPGAPLWKVVDFTETIPVDQRAGLEAALEAAGVLDAWVTPSGTLAAEDDTVLLAGTAVAGPSCSAVLRPAVDRADPWASALPDAAVHAVLAAIGLGPGAATWVAADGRWANGVLTGSWHKETAEHIGEGAREAARRARLARLRDELGQERERLEELRRELDAVAARQRALAEEHRALPSDTRLREAHVKLAGEHERRRELGGAHRAALGVVSARQAEVESARTLAGEFAGDVGLPTEAAELAAARTGVAGYRLTLAGLWPAAEAMLGSREAATETAEELSLTRERHSEAVERAARAQEGAEAAAEAYRVLVKTAGAAVEELYRHLDEVRQAMRERDAAERAARREEQTALVEQGKAEGTLDALRGEIEQAGLVRDAAIAEFRAFAATGLLRVAVPSLEVPDPGTEWAATPAVLLARAVNTELDGVDDADNPWDRVQKRVTEEHKSLSDAMARHGHSVGLTLRDGVMVVDVLFQGHTRDIPGLAEALSEETEHRAQLLSAKERELLENHLLNEVAGTLHEMIAAAETEVREMNAELESRPTSTGMRLRLLWKIARNAPDGLDRIREKLRQTVDAWSVEDRALVGAFLQEQIAGEYADNPAAGRTEQLTRALDYRTWHEFAIQRLQDGQWRTATGPASGGERVLAASMPLFAAASAHYKSAGNPHAPRLVALDEAFAGVDDDSRAKCLGLLATFDMDVVMTSEREWGCYPQVPGLAICQLSRHDGVDAVLVTTWRWDGRERRRMERPDPRPATVVPEQEPEGLFT, encoded by the coding sequence GTGACGCACCCGATTCCGACCTCGGAACGCTGGAAACCCCTCAGAGCCGGGCTCGTCGACATGTTCCACTACGACGTCGAGGAGTTCCGCTTCCACGACGGCCGGCTGCTGTTGCGCGGCAACAACGGAACGGGAAAATCGAAGGTTCTCGCCCTGACCCTGCCGTTCCTGCTCGACGGCGAGCTCGCGCCGCACCGCGTGGAGCCGGACGGCGACCGCCAGAAGCGCATGGAGTGGAACCTGCTGCTGGGCGGCAGGCACCCGCATCCCGAGCGGCTCGGCTACACCTGGATGGAGTTCGGCCGACGCGCGGCCGACGGCACCGTGGAGTTCCGGACGATCGGCTGCGGCATGAAGGCGGTGAAGGACCGCGGCATCGTCAGGCACTGGTTCTTCGTCACCCCCCAGCGGGTCGGCGCCGGGCTGGACCTCCTCTCCCCCACCGGCGTCTCGCTCACCAGGGAGAAGCTGCGCGATGCCGTCGACGGGCACGGCATGGTCTACGACCGGGCCTTTGACTATCGCAGGGCCGTGGACGAGGCCCTGTTCGGCCTCGGCGAGCACCGCTACGAGGCGCTGGTCAACCTCCTCATCCAGCTCCGTCAGCCGCAGCTGTCCAAGAAACCGGACGAGAGGCTGCTCTCCCGCGCCCTCACCGAGGCGCTGCCCCCGCTGAGCCCCTCCCTGATCAGCACGGTCGCCGAGGCGTTCCGCGGCCTCGACGAGGAGCACGACGCCCTGCGAGCACTGGAGGAGGCCCGCGGTGCCGCGACCGACTTCCTCTCCCACTACCGCAGGTACGCGCGGATCGCCGCCAAACGCAAGGCCGCGGTGCCCCGCACGGCCCAGAGCCGCTACGAACATCTCAGCCGCGACCTCAACGAGGCCGAGGGCCGCCGCGCCTCGGCCCAGGGCGCCCTGGAGGCGGCGCGAGAGTCACTGACCGGGCTGGCCGCGACGCGGACACGGCTGGAGGCCAGGAAGGAAACCCTGGAGAAAAGCCCCCGGATGCGCGACGCCGAACGGCTTACGCAGGTCAGCGAGGAGGCCGAGCGGCAGGCCGGACACTCACGTGTCCAGGAGAACGCCAGGGAGGACCTGGCCACCGAGATGCGCCGCCGCCAGGCCCGGGCGGAGGCCGCGGAGGCCAGAGCCGCCCAGGCCGCCCGCGAGCTTTCCGCCGCGCGGGAGTCGTCCGCGTCAGCCGCCCGTCAGGCCCTGTGCGAACGGGACCACCTCGACATCGTGGCCCGGTGGGAGGAGGATCCCGCCGGGGCCCGCCGCGCCGCCGAGACCCTGGCCGACCGGCGATCGCAGGCGGTGGCCGAGCTTGACCGCCTGTTCGAGGCCGTCACCCGGGCCGGTGCCCGGCTCGATGCCGCCCGCGCCGAGACGGACCGGCTGACCCACGAGCTCCAGGCCGCCGCCGAACGCATCTTCACAGCCGAGCGGATCACGGAGGAGCAGACCGCCGAACTGGCCGGCTCCTATCTCGGCTACCTGGCGGGGGTGGTCGAGCTGCGGATCGACGACCCTGACGCGGTGCTCGCCACGCTGGAGTCCTGGGCGGTCACCGCCGAGGGCCCCAACCCCGCGGCGACCGCCGTCGACGACGCCGTCCGGACGGCCACCGCCGAGCTGGGCCGCGGGCAGGCGGAGCTGGACACCGAGTCACGCGCCCGGCGGCAGGCCGCCGCGGACCTGGCAGAGGAGATCACCCGGCTGGAGGCGGGCGGCCACGACGCGCCACCCGTCCCGTACACCAGAGCACCCGGCGCGCGTGCGGACCGCCCGGGCGCGCCGCTGTGGAAAGTGGTCGACTTCACCGAGACGATTCCCGTCGACCAGCGGGCCGGGCTGGAGGCCGCGCTGGAGGCGGCGGGCGTCCTCGACGCCTGGGTGACCCCGTCGGGCACGCTCGCGGCCGAAGACGACACGGTCCTTCTCGCGGGTACGGCTGTCGCCGGGCCCTCCTGCTCCGCTGTGCTCCGTCCCGCCGTCGACCGCGCCGACCCGTGGGCGTCCGCGCTGCCGGACGCCGCCGTTCACGCGGTGCTCGCCGCCATCGGGCTCGGTCCCGGCGCGGCCACCTGGGTCGCGGCGGACGGCCGCTGGGCCAACGGCGTGCTCACCGGTTCCTGGCACAAGGAGACCGCCGAACACATCGGCGAAGGCGCGCGGGAGGCGGCCAGGCGGGCGCGTCTCGCCCGGCTGCGGGATGAGTTGGGCCAGGAGCGCGAGCGACTGGAGGAGCTGCGGCGGGAGCTGGACGCCGTCGCCGCACGACAGCGCGCGCTCGCTGAGGAGCACCGTGCGCTGCCGTCGGACACGCGGTTGCGCGAGGCGCACGTCAAGCTGGCGGGCGAGCACGAGCGGCGACGCGAGCTGGGCGGCGCGCACCGCGCGGCGCTCGGCGTGGTGAGCGCGCGGCAGGCGGAGGTGGAGAGTGCCCGGACACTGGCAGGCGAGTTCGCCGGGGATGTCGGCCTGCCCACCGAGGCCGCGGAACTCGCGGCGGCCAGAACCGGGGTGGCCGGCTACCGTCTCACCCTGGCCGGGCTCTGGCCCGCGGCCGAGGCGATGCTTGGCTCGCGCGAGGCCGCGACGGAGACGGCCGAGGAGCTCTCCCTCACTCGCGAACGACACTCCGAGGCCGTTGAGCGGGCGGCGCGGGCCCAGGAGGGCGCGGAGGCCGCGGCGGAGGCGTACCGGGTGCTGGTGAAGACCGCGGGAGCCGCTGTCGAGGAGCTCTACCGCCACCTCGACGAGGTGCGGCAGGCCATGCGGGAGCGGGACGCCGCCGAACGCGCCGCGCGGCGAGAGGAGCAGACCGCCCTGGTCGAGCAGGGCAAGGCCGAGGGCACACTCGACGCCCTGCGCGGCGAGATCGAGCAGGCGGGGCTGGTACGCGACGCGGCGATCGCCGAGTTCCGCGCGTTCGCCGCCACCGGCCTGCTGCGCGTCGCCGTACCCTCGCTGGAGGTTCCCGACCCCGGCACCGAGTGGGCCGCGACCCCCGCGGTTCTCCTGGCCCGCGCCGTCAACACCGAACTGGACGGCGTCGACGACGCCGACAACCCCTGGGACAGGGTCCAGAAGCGGGTCACCGAGGAGCACAAATCGCTCTCCGACGCCATGGCCAGGCACGGGCACTCGGTCGGCCTGACCCTGCGCGACGGGGTCATGGTCGTCGACGTGCTGTTCCAGGGGCACACCAGGGACATCCCCGGTCTGGCGGAGGCGCTTTCCGAGGAGACCGAGCACCGCGCCCAGCTGCTGTCGGCCAAGGAGCGGGAGCTGCTGGAGAACCACCTCCTCAACGAGGTGGCCGGAACCCTCCACGAGATGATCGCCGCGGCCGAGACCGAGGTACGGGAGATGAACGCCGAACTGGAGTCCCGCCCGACCTCCACCGGCATGCGACTGCGCCTGCTCTGGAAGATCGCCAGGAACGCCCCCGACGGCCTCGACCGGATACGCGAGAAGCTCCGCCAGACCGTGGACGCCTGGTCTGTCGAGGACCGCGCCCTGGTGGGTGCCTTCCTGCAGGAGCAGATCGCCGGGGAGTACGCCGACAACCCGGCCGCCGGACGGACCGAGCAGCTGACCAGGGCACTGGACTACCGGACCTGGCACGAGTTCGCGATCCAGCGTCTGCAGGACGGCCAGTGGCGCACCGCCACCGGACCGGCATCCGGCGGCGAACGGGTGCTCGCCGCATCCATGCCGCTGTTCGCCGCGGCATCGGCCCACTACAAGTCGGCGGGCAACCCCCATGCGCCGCGGCTGGTGGCACTCGACGAGGCGTTCGCGGGGGTGGACGACGACTCGCGCGCCAAGTGCCTGGGGCTGCTGGCGACGTTCGACATGGACGTGGTGATGACCAGCGAGCGGGAATGGGGCTGCTACCCGCAGGTGCCGGGGCTGGCGATCTGCCAGCTGTCCAGACACGACGGCGTCGACGCCGTGCTGGTCACCACGTGGCGGTGGGACGGCCGCGAGCGCCGCAGAATGGAACGGCCCGATCCGCGCCCCGCCACGGTCGTCCCTGAGCAGGAACCCGAAGGGCTGTTCACTTGA
- the drmC gene encoding DISARM system phospholipase D-like protein DrmC, protein MSDLPAVIAALARELPEVHVRAWAQILRGHPAPHPAIRGLLTQARTGAVMGARAARLVAAWSAADPPPPGSALALALETASRMHGETHRHRTDIVVSGPHSDEVPVRLTSSVIIEVIRASRTSLLVVSFAAFGVAEVTRELVRAARRGVQIDLVLEGTVEDGGALRGTSTPPFEALRPLATFWVWADRPRTGGSVPALHAKVIAADEDVALLGSANLTDRALAHNLEVGVVLRDPDVVGRLVRHFRALMHPKNGPLRPTTARH, encoded by the coding sequence GCTCGCGCGAGAGCTTCCCGAAGTCCACGTACGGGCATGGGCACAGATCCTGCGCGGGCACCCCGCACCGCATCCCGCGATCCGAGGGCTGCTGACCCAGGCCAGGACCGGGGCCGTCATGGGAGCCCGGGCGGCCAGGCTCGTCGCCGCCTGGTCGGCGGCGGACCCGCCGCCGCCGGGTTCGGCGCTGGCACTGGCGCTGGAGACCGCGTCCCGGATGCACGGCGAGACCCACCGCCACAGGACCGACATCGTGGTCAGCGGGCCGCACAGTGACGAGGTCCCCGTCCGGCTGACCAGCTCGGTCATCATCGAGGTGATCCGCGCCAGCCGCACCTCGCTGCTCGTGGTGAGCTTCGCCGCGTTCGGCGTCGCCGAGGTGACGCGGGAACTGGTCAGGGCGGCCAGGCGGGGCGTCCAGATCGATCTGGTCCTGGAGGGCACCGTCGAGGACGGCGGCGCGCTGCGCGGCACATCCACCCCGCCCTTTGAGGCGCTCCGCCCGCTGGCCACGTTCTGGGTCTGGGCGGACAGGCCGAGGACCGGTGGCTCGGTTCCCGCGCTGCACGCGAAGGTCATCGCCGCGGACGAGGACGTCGCGCTGCTCGGCAGCGCGAACCTCACGGATCGGGCGCTCGCCCACAACCTCGAAGTCGGCGTGGTCCTCCGCGATCCCGACGTGGTAGGCAGGCTCGTCAGGCACTTCCGCGCGCTCATGCACCCCAAGAACGGTCCGCTGCGCCCTACCACCGCCCGACATTGA
- a CDS encoding TIGR02678 family protein, whose amino-acid sequence MIRDEERAQRRAALRALLVKPLLTAENDADKLVLVRRHLTELRDWLNRETGWRLLADAETARLFKTAPVLSDATHPARGRAKEPFGRRRYVVLCLALAVLERADSQTTLGRLAEEVLNAAAEPGLDFAFTMESRAERADLVAVVRTLLDWGALRRVAGDEDAYLSATGDVLYDVRRPVLATLLTGARGPSTIDATTFEERLAELTAEPVADTDDLRNQAMRRRLTRRLLEDPVVYYDDLDEAERAYLVSQRQAITRRIEEATGLLPEIRAEGIAMVDPDDELTDVRMPEQRTDGHVTLLVAEHLAVHGEASTAELHAFVRRAADAHASFWRKGVTEPGAEEELLAVALDKLVALQLVEVRADRVRGLPAIVRYALEEPTIREPGKARR is encoded by the coding sequence GTGATCCGCGACGAGGAGCGGGCGCAACGGCGGGCCGCGCTCCGCGCGCTGCTGGTCAAGCCACTGCTCACCGCCGAGAACGACGCGGACAAGCTCGTGCTCGTCCGCCGCCACCTGACCGAGCTGCGTGACTGGCTGAACCGGGAGACCGGCTGGCGACTACTGGCCGACGCGGAGACGGCCCGGCTGTTCAAGACCGCCCCGGTTCTCTCCGACGCCACCCATCCGGCTCGCGGCCGGGCCAAGGAGCCCTTCGGCCGCCGCCGCTATGTCGTACTCTGCCTGGCACTCGCCGTACTGGAGAGGGCGGACTCCCAGACCACGCTCGGCCGGCTCGCGGAGGAGGTACTCAACGCGGCGGCCGAACCGGGGCTCGACTTCGCGTTTACCATGGAGAGCCGGGCCGAGCGGGCCGACCTGGTGGCCGTCGTGCGCACGCTGCTCGACTGGGGCGCGCTGCGCAGGGTGGCCGGCGACGAGGACGCCTACCTGTCGGCCACCGGCGACGTCCTGTACGACGTACGCAGACCCGTGCTCGCCACGCTCCTCACCGGGGCGCGTGGCCCCTCCACGATCGACGCCACCACCTTCGAGGAACGGCTGGCCGAGCTGACCGCCGAACCCGTCGCCGACACCGACGATCTGCGCAACCAGGCGATGCGCCGCAGGCTCACCCGCCGGCTCCTGGAAGATCCCGTCGTCTACTACGACGACCTCGACGAGGCCGAACGCGCCTACCTCGTCTCCCAGCGCCAGGCGATCACCCGCAGGATCGAGGAGGCGACCGGGCTGCTGCCCGAGATCCGCGCCGAGGGCATCGCGATGGTCGACCCCGACGACGAACTGACCGACGTGCGCATGCCCGAACAGCGCACCGACGGGCACGTGACGCTGCTGGTGGCCGAGCACCTGGCCGTCCACGGTGAGGCGAGCACCGCGGAGCTGCACGCCTTCGTACGGCGGGCCGCCGACGCCCACGCCTCCTTCTGGCGCAAGGGAGTGACCGAGCCCGGCGCCGAGGAGGAGCTCCTGGCCGTGGCGCTGGACAAGCTGGTGGCACTCCAACTGGTCGAGGTCCGCGCGGATCGGGTGCGCGGCCTCCCGGCGATCGTCCGCTACGCCCTCGAAGAACCGACCATCCGCGAACCAGGAAAGGCCCGGCGGTGA
- a CDS encoding DinB family protein has product MTDNRLSPPFLGDERAMLNNWLDWHRETLAVKCAGLSEEQLRERSAPPSPLSLLGLVRHMAHVERVWFRHVLNNEDVPRLYKTDDSDAEFNDVDTASAQEAFATWRAEIEHARKVSAEVPLDAIGKRQRHGQDCSRRWILVHMIEEYARHNGHADLLRERIDGVTGE; this is encoded by the coding sequence GTGACCGACAACCGATTGTCCCCTCCCTTCCTCGGCGACGAGCGCGCCATGCTGAACAACTGGCTCGACTGGCACCGCGAGACCCTGGCCGTCAAGTGCGCGGGGCTCTCCGAGGAGCAGCTGCGCGAGCGCTCCGCACCGCCGTCGCCCCTGTCGCTGCTCGGCCTCGTCCGCCACATGGCACACGTGGAGCGCGTCTGGTTCCGCCACGTGCTGAACAATGAAGATGTCCCCCGCCTTTACAAGACAGACGATTCCGACGCCGAATTCAACGACGTGGACACCGCCTCCGCTCAGGAGGCTTTCGCCACCTGGCGGGCCGAGATCGAGCACGCCCGCAAGGTGTCGGCCGAGGTGCCGCTGGACGCCATCGGAAAGCGGCAGCGCCACGGGCAGGACTGCTCTCGCCGCTGGATCCTCGTCCACATGATCGAGGAATACGCCCGGCACAACGGCCACGCCGACCTGCTGCGCGAGCGGATCGACGGCGTCACCGGCGAATAG
- a CDS encoding DUF72 domain-containing protein — MMLVGTSGWQYADWRGVLYPSGTPQRLWLERYGECFGTVENNNTFYRLPTHQTFEDWKERTPDTFVMAIKASRFLTHVRRLKDPREPVGRLLAAADGLGTKLGPVLLQLPPTLRADPELLGACLGCFPARVRVAVEPRHASWWSDPVREVLSTYGAALCWADRLGRPQTPLWRTTGWGYLRFHEGLARPWPAYGDGALRSWLRRLGEAWDDRCDVHVYFNNDPGGAAVRNAARFAELAHAEGWPVSRTPAGSLDHVPEEIASQPGRRSADSPGWAGRPM; from the coding sequence ATGATGCTGGTAGGGACGTCCGGCTGGCAGTACGCCGACTGGCGCGGAGTGCTGTATCCATCCGGCACGCCCCAGCGGCTGTGGCTTGAGCGGTACGGCGAGTGCTTCGGAACGGTCGAGAACAACAACACCTTCTACCGGCTGCCGACGCACCAGACCTTCGAGGACTGGAAGGAGCGCACCCCGGACACGTTCGTCATGGCGATCAAGGCGAGCCGGTTCCTCACCCACGTCAGACGGCTGAAGGATCCGCGGGAGCCGGTTGGGCGTCTGCTGGCGGCGGCCGACGGCCTGGGGACCAAGCTCGGGCCGGTCCTCCTGCAGCTCCCGCCGACGTTGAGGGCGGATCCGGAACTGCTCGGCGCGTGCCTGGGGTGTTTCCCCGCCCGGGTGCGTGTCGCCGTCGAACCGCGGCACGCCTCCTGGTGGAGCGATCCCGTCCGCGAGGTGCTGTCGACGTACGGCGCGGCCCTGTGCTGGGCCGATCGGCTCGGCCGCCCGCAGACACCCCTGTGGCGGACCACCGGCTGGGGCTACCTGCGGTTTCACGAGGGCCTGGCCCGCCCGTGGCCCGCCTACGGCGACGGCGCGCTCCGCTCCTGGCTGCGCCGCCTGGGCGAGGCGTGGGACGACCGCTGCGATGTTCACGTGTACTTCAACAACGATCCGGGCGGCGCGGCGGTGCGGAATGCCGCCCGATTCGCGGAACTCGCACACGCCGAGGGGTGGCCGGTGAGCCGTACACCTGCCGGGAGCCTGGATCATGTTCCGGAGGAGATCGCCTCTCAGCCGGGTAGGCGATCAGCGGATTCGCCCGGATGGGCGGGCCGGCCGATGTGA